ACCAGTGCAACACCCGAGACAAGAGTATGGTCTCTGGAGAAAAATCTGGAGGTTGTGGATACCTCGGGGTCAGGCTACATTCCAGATATGATAGAGGCTGTGGAGAGATCGGGGATATCCGGACCTGTCATGGTGATTATGGCAGATCTCCCTCTAATCACAGAGGAGATCGTAAGAGAGGTGATTGGTGTGTATGAATCCAGGCCAGAGCCCGCTCTTTCCGTCCACACTCCACTGAGCCTGCACAGATCTCTCGGAAGAAGGCCTGACGTGATCTTCAACTACATGGGCCAGCTCATAGTGCCGGCAGGCGTGAACATTCTCACGGGCTCGAGGATCTCAGAGGAGCAGGAGGATTTCCACCTCATCATGAGCAGGATCGAGCTCGCGATCAACATAAATACACCTGAGGATCTCAGGATCTGCGAGGGCATCATCAAAAGACGCATGGAATCCGCAGGGTGATATGGCTTGAACGAGGAGATCATCAGCATAGATGGAGCGGTCTACAGGATCTCAGAGCTTGAGCTTCTCACAGGCGAGAGAAATCCAGAGAACGTAAAGGACTACATACTCCTGCTCGCAAAGGTGCTTCAGAACCCGATGAGGCTTCCGGAGCTGCTCAGGGAGTTCTGCACGCTGAGAAACACGCTCAGCGATCCCGAGAAGGAGGAGCTGCGCATGGCACTGCTCAGGGTGCAGATAGACAGCGAGCTCAGGATGCATGAGGACATCCTGCGCTTCCAGCAGAGGCGCTATGTGGCCCAGGTGATAGAGATTCTCATCTTCAAGGAGCTCCTGCTGGCACCGAAGGAGATAGAGGCCGACTTCGAGTGAGTTGAGACGGGACGCATCTAGAACAACGAGTCACGTACTTGAATCACTGAATTGAAATACAGGAATCGGCATCCACAGGCACAACAGATTAAAATCATGCGATGCCACATGCTGCTGGTTCAATGATCTGAGCACACGACCGAACAGCACTCATGATCTGCCAAGGCGGTTTGCCCACACTCTGGGGCTGCCCTTCAACGCGGCTGTGGCATAGATGCGCAGCACCGCTTTGGCGAACGCTGACATGACACTTCAACCTGAGGGAACTTTTTTCAGCAGGATGCCTATCTGAGATCATGGGCCAGTTTGTCGTAACGCCGGCGGCTGGAAAACGTCTGATCGCCAGGGCGGTTGCTGCGCATCCCGCGGTCCGCGAGGCGATGCGATCCGGCACTTTGGTTATCGTCGCAGGAACCACGAACGGTTACGTGGCAGAGGAGCTGCTTGATCACATCGGCCAGAGGGATGGATTCACGAGGCAGAGATTCTTCAGGGGCATCACGCTTCCTCCCTGGAAGGAGACCACGGAGACGGGCCGGATTCCAGATGAACGCAGCTTCCCGGGGGATGTGGTCATAACAGGAGGGGAATGGAGGAGGGGTCTGACGCTCTTTGATGTTGTCGATGGTCTCTCAGAGGGTGATGTGATAATAAAAGGCGCGAACGCTCTCGACCTCAAACGCAGGCAGGCCGCGGTCCTCGTCGGGCATCCGAGGGGAGGAACGATTGTTGCCGCGCTCCAGGCCGCAGTTGGTCGAAGGGTCGGGCTTATGATACCCGTGGGCCTCGAGAAGCGCGTCGATGCGGATCTAATGGATCTCTCGCGAAGGCTGAACGCGCCTGGATCGAAAGGCCTGCGCCTTCTTCCAGTGCCCGGTGAGATAATAACTGAGATCGATGCGATACGCATGCTCACAGGCGCAGAGGCTGAGATCATGGCAGCTGGCGGCGTCTGCGGGGCGGAGGGCAGCGTGTGGCTGCATGTGCATGGAGATGGAGAGGAGGCTGCCTCAGAGCTCATCAGATCGATCGCCTCTGAGCCGGCCTTCGATCCCTGCCTGTAGCCCTGAGGTGTATGCTACACAGCAGAGGTCCAGAGCATATGGGTGGGTTCGTGTGAGGTTTCTC
This genomic stretch from Methanothrix sp. harbors:
- a CDS encoding NTP transferase domain-containing protein — protein: MAGGRGTRLGMGEKPMVRLYGRPLIDYVVSALRPSVERIIVATTSATPETRVWSLEKNLEVVDTSGSGYIPDMIEAVERSGISGPVMVIMADLPLITEEIVREVIGVYESRPEPALSVHTPLSLHRSLGRRPDVIFNYMGQLIVPAGVNILTGSRISEEQEDFHLIMSRIELAININTPEDLRICEGIIKRRMESAG